In Kordiimonas pumila, a single genomic region encodes these proteins:
- the lptG gene encoding LPS export ABC transporter permease LptG: MTLIRQIRRLFFPSRTIARYMVKMYLGRFLGMLIGLTAVLQFLDLLATSDDIMKADGATWTSLVSYVSLRAPQLISQFSPFTALLATLLTLATLNQHSEVIIMKASGLSAHRILLPLGLASLIVALCHFAFNETIVVKGNAALDYWQDNNYAVDLPPSTALSGRVWVKEDNNIIMAQAVSRHGERLVLDKVFIFERDQNRKLTAMVSADFAWYQDRVWTLHEVRRFNADSHELTIHPTMTWDIKSQPDRFLALTVKADHVSFVGLWRSMNRLKQEGLPTDRLMSSFLQKFAGPASTLLMPLLAAVAAFGIQRAGNLAVRLVFGMALGFSFFVADNFMLAMGEFGVAPPFLASWAPFFLFLLVGYSVIFHTEEGTRPRGKHHASHD; the protein is encoded by the coding sequence ATGACCCTTATCCGTCAAATAAGACGTCTATTTTTCCCGTCCCGTACCATCGCTCGCTATATGGTGAAAATGTACCTTGGCCGCTTTCTGGGCATGCTCATTGGCCTCACTGCAGTTTTGCAATTCCTCGACCTGCTCGCCACCTCCGATGATATCATGAAGGCAGACGGTGCCACATGGACCTCGCTTGTCTCATACGTAAGCCTCAGAGCCCCGCAGTTAATCTCACAGTTTTCACCGTTCACTGCATTGCTGGCAACACTTCTCACCTTGGCGACACTCAACCAGCACAGCGAAGTTATTATTATGAAAGCGAGCGGGCTATCTGCACACCGTATTTTGCTACCTCTGGGCCTTGCCTCCCTTATTGTTGCCCTGTGCCATTTTGCCTTTAATGAAACAATTGTCGTCAAAGGCAATGCTGCGCTCGATTACTGGCAAGATAATAACTACGCCGTTGACCTTCCCCCCAGCACCGCGCTTTCTGGTCGCGTCTGGGTTAAGGAAGATAATAATATTATTATGGCACAGGCTGTAAGCCGCCACGGCGAACGCCTTGTACTCGATAAAGTATTTATCTTCGAGCGCGACCAAAACCGCAAACTCACTGCCATGGTTAGCGCTGATTTTGCATGGTATCAGGACCGTGTGTGGACCTTGCACGAAGTGCGCAGGTTTAATGCAGACTCCCACGAACTAACAATACACCCCACCATGACATGGGATATCAAAAGCCAGCCAGACCGTTTTCTGGCCCTTACAGTAAAAGCTGACCATGTTTCTTTTGTTGGGTTGTGGCGATCCATGAACCGGCTGAAGCAAGAAGGCCTGCCAACAGACAGGCTGATGTCGAGCTTTTTGCAAAAATTTGCAGGCCCGGCCTCAACCCTACTGATGCCTTTGCTTGCCGCTGTTGCAGCCTTTGGCATTCAGCGCGCTGGCAATCTTGCTGTCCGGCTGGTGTTTGGCATGGCCTTAGGCTTTAGCTTTTTTGTCGCTGACAATTTCATGCTGGCGATGGGAGAATTTGGCGTTGCACCACCATTTCTAGCATCATGGGCGCCGTTCTTCTTATTCCTGCTGGTTGGATACTCGGTCATCTTTCATACCGAAGAAGGCACCCGTCCAAGAGGAAAGCATCACGCCTCCCATGACTGA
- a CDS encoding DUF2141 domain-containing protein has protein sequence MYCKFYYRVLLLIATFVFSSQSGWSFDIKSQEILDEQEIKSDPVHVAEGDCSKNAAGPAVLVRVENIKDVEGNLRAQVYGPNPDDFLEKGKKLVRVDVPVTSEGEQEVCVPFPSVGQFALVVMHDRNANGKADFFSEGFGFSNNPKLKLAAPDGEDVMFTVVEGISKMTVELKYIFGSDEKQEKRRKLKRR, from the coding sequence ATGTATTGTAAATTTTACTACAGGGTGTTGCTATTAATCGCAACCTTTGTATTCAGTTCCCAGTCAGGATGGTCTTTTGATATTAAAAGTCAGGAAATTCTAGATGAACAGGAAATTAAGTCTGACCCTGTTCATGTTGCTGAAGGGGATTGTTCCAAGAACGCTGCTGGGCCGGCTGTTTTGGTGCGAGTAGAAAATATTAAAGATGTTGAGGGGAATCTGCGCGCTCAGGTTTATGGGCCGAACCCTGATGATTTTTTGGAGAAAGGTAAAAAACTGGTCCGAGTGGATGTCCCGGTAACGTCTGAAGGGGAACAGGAAGTATGTGTGCCTTTTCCTAGTGTTGGCCAGTTTGCTTTAGTCGTGATGCATGACAGAAACGCGAATGGTAAGGCTGACTTTTTCAGCGAAGGCTTTGGTTTTTCAAATAATCCCAAGCTAAAATTGGCAGCCCCTGACGGTGAAGATGTGATGTTTACTGTTGTTGAAGGCATTAGCAAAATGACAGTTGAGTTGAAATATATTTTTGGATCAGATGAAAAACAGGAAAAGCGCCGTAAACTAAAACGCCGTTAG
- a CDS encoding diacylglycerol kinase family protein, with the protein MQLDKTNLKSGAVVPLVAIVSNPLSTTNAGGMHAIRKLLNESANVVHFELNGIETVDEALSLFGKANPAMLIINGGDGTIGAVLASIVHKNPFKVIPPIAFMPGGKTNMTASDLGFKGRPIRVLKKLLLLAKEGRIPEHLTTRSVIEMDLGDGELPRVGTFFGTAGVVKGIFWCRENAYSMGLPNTLAHFVSFTKLLVSAIGFGREKNLLVSDPMTISIPGSGRMAGQYASVVATTLDKLLLGLRPYGKEGVGGLGFSAIESGSGNLFRAFKGLVTGSFGTKTIHGSHVRRSNEIRIEGTDPVTLDGEIYHPIAGIPITLRGSTALTFISLK; encoded by the coding sequence ATGCAGCTGGATAAAACAAACCTGAAATCGGGTGCTGTTGTACCGCTGGTGGCAATTGTCTCTAATCCATTGAGTACGACAAACGCTGGTGGCATGCACGCCATTCGCAAGCTTCTTAATGAAAGTGCAAATGTTGTTCACTTTGAGCTGAACGGCATAGAAACTGTTGACGAAGCCCTAAGCTTGTTTGGTAAAGCCAACCCTGCAATGCTAATTATTAATGGCGGTGATGGTACTATCGGGGCGGTCCTTGCCTCTATTGTGCATAAAAACCCTTTCAAAGTCATTCCGCCGATTGCCTTTATGCCTGGCGGTAAAACTAATATGACGGCTTCTGATTTAGGCTTTAAAGGCCGGCCTATTCGGGTCTTGAAAAAGCTTTTGCTGCTGGCAAAAGAAGGACGGATACCTGAGCACTTGACGACAAGAAGCGTTATTGAAATGGATTTAGGTGACGGGGAATTGCCTCGCGTTGGAACTTTTTTTGGAACAGCGGGTGTTGTTAAGGGTATTTTTTGGTGCCGTGAGAATGCCTATTCCATGGGGTTGCCAAATACGCTTGCGCACTTTGTGTCTTTCACAAAGCTTCTGGTGTCGGCAATTGGTTTTGGCCGTGAAAAAAATCTTCTGGTCTCTGACCCAATGACGATTAGCATCCCTGGTAGTGGTAGAATGGCTGGTCAGTATGCTTCTGTTGTGGCGACTACACTTGATAAGCTTTTATTAGGGTTGCGGCCTTATGGAAAAGAGGGCGTCGGTGGCTTGGGCTTCTCTGCTATTGAATCAGGAAGTGGTAACCTTTTTAGGGCCTTTAAAGGCTTGGTGACAGGTAGTTTTGGCACCAAAACTATTCATGGTAGCCATGTAAGGCGTAGCAACGAGATTAGAATAGAGGGCACAGACCCTGTTACGCTTGACGGCGAAATTTATCATCCGATTGCAGGTATACCAATAACGCTGCGGGGAAGCACGGCTCTTACCTTTATTTCACTAAAATAG
- a CDS encoding lipopolysaccharide biosynthesis protein, with amino-acid sequence MTDPLNSAPLKSHEERIAGGAGLAFVGRMGALIEVASVIAFTWAYGAATFGLYAVLWSYIKVATGIAEAAMPTALQRYIPKAGADADNITGFALKISFFFGCIIALPITLFAPYLAGFISAADADAEKLVTVMRLYAWVLPFWTVVEVATAAVRATRNFGPEIKVRIFYEQGIRLVAAMAFAALGLFTYGLFLAHLLSVIAAAILALKLVAKHYNFRAIIKAPLQGETPKEILKYCYAIMPANLIKRLFSEFPVMFLNFMLPGAQGAAAGGYYSVARKIASALQAVRMTFEYVMAPLAAEKEGHGDRKALDSMYGYATRLSVTIALPFGAALILARHDILAAMRPEFEAATAAIAILCAGRVFEAATGPSSSIIEMLGHRLLPPANGMAGLIVMLALGFHLIPLYGVTGAAIAAACGLNTTAGLSLIQAKFLFGLTPYNRQMLRPMAAAILLSGILLALVPYSFQWQPPYGIVTALFLLLVGLVGIIRFGLAPEDAAALGKIGKRKKTKKTS; translated from the coding sequence ATGACTGACCCCCTAAACAGCGCCCCCCTTAAAAGCCACGAAGAACGAATTGCAGGCGGCGCGGGCCTCGCTTTTGTCGGCCGCATGGGGGCGCTTATTGAAGTTGCTTCCGTTATTGCTTTTACATGGGCATACGGCGCAGCCACCTTTGGTCTCTATGCCGTACTCTGGAGCTATATAAAGGTCGCGACGGGTATAGCCGAGGCTGCAATGCCAACAGCCTTGCAGCGTTACATCCCAAAAGCAGGAGCAGATGCAGACAACATTACAGGCTTTGCCCTAAAAATAAGCTTTTTCTTTGGCTGCATTATTGCGCTGCCTATAACTCTTTTTGCCCCCTACCTTGCCGGTTTCATTAGTGCCGCTGATGCAGACGCTGAAAAGCTGGTCACTGTCATGCGCCTCTATGCATGGGTTTTGCCGTTCTGGACTGTGGTTGAGGTAGCAACCGCTGCTGTGAGAGCAACACGAAACTTTGGCCCTGAAATCAAGGTGCGTATTTTTTATGAACAGGGCATACGGCTTGTTGCAGCGATGGCGTTTGCAGCCCTTGGGCTTTTCACATACGGTCTTTTTCTGGCACACCTTCTCAGTGTTATTGCCGCCGCCATACTTGCGCTCAAACTTGTCGCAAAACATTATAACTTTAGAGCCATTATAAAAGCCCCACTGCAAGGCGAAACGCCAAAGGAAATATTAAAATACTGCTATGCGATTATGCCGGCAAACCTTATCAAGCGTCTGTTTAGTGAATTCCCTGTTATGTTCCTGAACTTCATGCTGCCGGGGGCACAAGGTGCTGCGGCTGGAGGTTATTATTCTGTCGCTCGGAAAATAGCCAGCGCCCTGCAAGCTGTTAGAATGACATTTGAATATGTTATGGCACCGTTAGCGGCAGAAAAGGAAGGCCACGGTGACCGCAAGGCACTTGATAGCATGTATGGCTATGCCACCCGGCTTTCTGTTACAATAGCGCTGCCCTTTGGCGCTGCCCTTATTTTGGCCCGGCATGATATTCTAGCTGCCATGCGCCCAGAATTCGAAGCCGCGACAGCCGCTATTGCCATTTTATGTGCAGGCCGTGTGTTTGAAGCAGCCACAGGCCCCTCGTCTTCCATCATTGAGATGCTGGGTCACCGCCTGTTACCACCCGCAAATGGTATGGCTGGCCTTATTGTGATGCTAGCCCTTGGCTTTCACCTCATTCCACTTTACGGCGTTACTGGCGCAGCAATCGCGGCAGCCTGCGGCCTAAACACCACAGCAGGCCTTAGCCTTATACAAGCCAAATTTCTCTTTGGCCTTACCCCTTATAATCGCCAAATGCTGCGCCCCATGGCAGCAGCCATATTGCTTTCGGGCATCTTGCTAGCGCTTGTGCCCTACAGCTTCCAGTGGCAACCACCTTACGGCATCGTTACAGCCCTTTTCCTGCTCCTTGTGGGCCTTGTTGGCATAATAAGATTTGGGCTAGCGCCTGAGGACGCAGCCGCCTTGGGCAAAATTGGCAAACGTAAAAAAACTAAAAAAACATCATGA
- the spt gene encoding serine palmitoyltransferase, producing the protein MDLLDKFDSIVALRTSLPFEKADPFKVVMDEILSETEAVINGRRTILAGTNNYMGMTFHEDALAAGKEALEKFGTGTTGSRVLNGTYGGHKLLEETLADFYGMEHCMVFSTGYQANLGMISALGGKDDFIIIDADSHASIYDGCSMSNATIVRFKHNDVDHMERRLKRLPADAGKLVVVEGIYSMLGDTAPLKEMLEVAKKYGCMTLVDEAHSMGFCGPNGRGVAEALGVEHLADFIVGTFSKSVGTIGGFAVSNHPKFDVLRFVSRPYIFTASLPPSVVATATASIKAIKNNGNRRAHLWENARRLHAGLKKAGFNLATAEAESPIIAVHLPDPMIGTRFWEQLLMEGVYANMAAPPATPSGVFLMRVSVCAQHTAEQIDEIIARFIRTAKIINMDF; encoded by the coding sequence ATGGACTTACTGGATAAATTTGATTCAATTGTTGCCTTGCGCACATCCTTGCCATTTGAAAAAGCCGATCCCTTTAAAGTAGTTATGGATGAAATTCTCTCCGAAACTGAAGCCGTCATTAATGGGCGCAGAACTATCCTTGCTGGCACTAATAACTATATGGGCATGACATTTCATGAAGATGCCCTCGCTGCTGGTAAAGAGGCACTTGAAAAGTTTGGTACAGGCACCACAGGATCTCGTGTTCTTAATGGCACATATGGTGGCCATAAGCTCTTAGAGGAAACCCTTGCCGACTTTTACGGCATGGAACACTGCATGGTGTTTTCAACAGGCTACCAAGCTAATTTGGGCATGATCTCTGCCCTTGGCGGCAAAGATGACTTCATTATTATCGATGCTGATAGCCATGCATCCATCTATGATGGCTGCTCCATGAGCAATGCCACTATAGTGCGCTTCAAACACAATGATGTTGATCACATGGAACGGCGTTTGAAACGCTTACCTGCTGATGCCGGAAAACTTGTTGTTGTTGAAGGTATCTACTCAATGCTGGGGGACACAGCCCCCTTAAAAGAAATGCTTGAAGTAGCTAAAAAATATGGCTGCATGACCCTAGTGGATGAAGCTCATTCTATGGGCTTTTGTGGCCCTAATGGCCGCGGGGTAGCTGAAGCACTAGGGGTGGAACACCTTGCTGACTTTATCGTCGGCACCTTCTCTAAATCAGTTGGCACCATCGGTGGGTTTGCCGTATCAAACCACCCGAAGTTTGACGTCCTTCGGTTTGTATCACGCCCTTATATTTTTACAGCAAGCCTGCCACCAAGTGTGGTGGCTACGGCTACAGCATCTATTAAGGCTATCAAGAATAACGGCAACCGCCGTGCTCACCTTTGGGAAAATGCCCGCCGCCTGCATGCAGGTTTGAAAAAAGCAGGCTTTAACTTAGCAACGGCAGAAGCAGAAAGCCCTATTATTGCGGTACATTTACCTGACCCTATGATTGGTACACGCTTTTGGGAACAACTGCTTATGGAAGGCGTTTATGCCAACATGGCAGCCCCGCCAGCAACGCCCTCCGGTGTCTTTTTAATGCGTGTCAGCGTTTGTGCACAGCACACTGCAGAGCAAATAGACGAAATAATTGCCCGCTTTATACGAACGGCAAAAATTATCAATATGGACTTTTAA
- the lptF gene encoding LPS export ABC transporter permease LptF, giving the protein MFTKIDRYLLRQVMMPLLSTLGVAALLLILEKMLKLFDFVVNQGGPANIVFQMLANLTPHYLGLALPVGLLLGILLAFRKISLSSEFDAITSSGIGLMRLMRPLLLLAMFLAVINTILVGWVQPYSRYTYRGLVFDLRSGALGASIRVGEFIDLGDDITLLVEESHKKGAELHGIFMERRNERGSMAITAERGGFYATGDDQTILLRLYNGRLVDLNERQNKPRVLSFDRQDLKIHLPARDSFRERGGEELELTLPELYVERNNPLQSAEMRAAFNGNFHWRLMHSLSFFVIPFLAVPMGITNKRTGRGTGIVIGLSLLIVYNEFMEAMETAVHHGASPYSSIWLLFAGFAGLSFFFFHIAAFRAGGEPLALIDSIWGAISGPIKKLSKKIMGMDDL; this is encoded by the coding sequence ATGTTTACAAAAATAGACCGATATCTCTTGCGTCAGGTAATGATGCCTTTGTTGTCTACCTTAGGCGTAGCGGCTCTATTGTTGATTCTTGAGAAAATGCTCAAGTTGTTTGATTTTGTCGTTAATCAAGGCGGACCCGCGAACATTGTCTTTCAAATGCTGGCAAACCTAACGCCGCACTATTTAGGCCTTGCTCTGCCTGTTGGGTTATTACTGGGCATTTTACTCGCATTCCGAAAAATATCACTATCAAGTGAATTTGATGCCATAACATCGTCGGGTATTGGCCTGATGCGGTTGATGCGCCCTCTTTTATTGTTGGCCATGTTCCTTGCCGTTATTAACACTATTCTTGTCGGCTGGGTTCAGCCCTATAGCCGCTATACATATAGAGGTTTGGTCTTCGACCTAAGAAGCGGTGCCCTTGGTGCCAGCATCCGTGTTGGGGAGTTTATCGACCTTGGTGACGACATCACCTTGCTTGTTGAAGAATCCCATAAAAAAGGTGCTGAACTGCACGGTATTTTCATGGAACGGCGCAATGAACGTGGCAGCATGGCAATAACCGCCGAACGAGGTGGTTTTTATGCGACAGGGGACGATCAAACCATTCTGTTACGCCTTTATAACGGTAGACTTGTAGATTTAAACGAACGACAAAACAAACCACGTGTCTTAAGCTTTGATCGACAAGATCTTAAAATTCACCTTCCCGCACGCGATAGTTTTCGCGAACGCGGCGGGGAAGAGCTTGAGCTAACCTTGCCCGAATTATATGTGGAGCGAAATAACCCTCTCCAGTCAGCAGAAATGCGCGCTGCCTTTAATGGTAATTTCCATTGGCGCCTAATGCATAGCTTATCCTTTTTTGTTATTCCTTTTCTGGCAGTACCTATGGGTATTACCAATAAGAGAACAGGCCGGGGAACGGGCATAGTGATAGGCCTGTCACTCTTGATTGTTTACAACGAATTTATGGAAGCAATGGAAACCGCCGTCCATCATGGTGCCTCGCCTTACTCGTCTATATGGCTTCTGTTTGCTGGGTTTGCAGGCCTTAGTTTCTTCTTTTTCCATATTGCTGCATTCAGAGCAGGCGGGGAACCGCTCGCCCTTATTGACAGCATATGGGGAGCTATCAGTGGGCCCATTAAAAAGCTTAGTAAAAAAATCATGGGGATGGATGATTTATGA
- a CDS encoding NAD-dependent epimerase/dehydratase family protein → MPSEKGSPTGQVIALTGATGFLGGHVLNALVTAGYQIKALTRKRQPSTPNVEWVHGALSEQESLLNLCEGADVLIHLAGLTKALNRDAFFDVNVAGSLSLFDCAAAQNIKQVIHISSLAAREPRLSHYGASKAGTELLLTARKWPFSWTILRPPAIYGPGDKEILKLLKATKFGILPAPGNKNNRFSMIHAADLAAAIVALIEEPHRAQILEIDDGKSRGYQLKDVAEALTFDGKKTPKVFSLPFAILGTVGVINGMMANAIHRPAMLTLSTARYLCHPDWTVRQQLLPKLKLWKPHFDLKAGLSNTIDWYKKNGLL, encoded by the coding sequence ATGCCATCAGAAAAAGGCAGTCCAACTGGTCAAGTTATCGCACTGACCGGCGCTACCGGCTTTCTGGGTGGTCATGTGCTTAATGCCTTGGTTACCGCGGGCTATCAGATAAAAGCCCTTACCCGCAAGCGCCAACCCAGTACTCCCAATGTCGAATGGGTTCACGGTGCACTGTCAGAACAGGAAAGCCTCCTTAACCTCTGCGAAGGTGCGGATGTCCTTATCCATCTGGCGGGCCTCACCAAAGCCTTAAACCGTGATGCCTTTTTTGATGTGAATGTCGCAGGAAGCCTGTCGCTCTTTGACTGTGCAGCCGCACAAAACATAAAGCAGGTTATTCATATTTCCAGCCTCGCGGCACGAGAACCACGGTTATCCCATTACGGTGCGAGCAAAGCTGGCACTGAATTGTTATTAACAGCACGAAAATGGCCTTTTTCTTGGACTATTTTACGACCACCAGCCATATACGGCCCAGGCGACAAAGAAATACTCAAGCTTTTAAAGGCAACAAAGTTTGGTATTTTACCGGCACCTGGCAATAAAAATAACCGATTTTCCATGATTCATGCAGCTGACTTGGCCGCCGCAATCGTTGCACTGATTGAAGAACCGCACAGAGCCCAAATTTTGGAAATAGATGATGGGAAATCACGCGGGTACCAGCTTAAAGATGTGGCAGAGGCTCTAACTTTTGATGGTAAAAAAACACCAAAAGTATTTTCGTTACCCTTTGCCATCCTCGGCACAGTAGGCGTCATCAACGGCATGATGGCAAACGCAATCCACCGCCCTGCCATGCTCACACTTTCCACCGCACGCTATTTGTGCCATCCTGATTGGACAGTAAGACAACAGCTGCTACCAAAGCTTAAATTGTGGAAGCCACACTTTGATCTTAAAGCTGGGTTAAGCAACACTATTGACTGGTACAAAAAAAACGGGCTTTTATGA
- a CDS encoding SulP family inorganic anion transporter, translated as MASQDFTPKLWTLLRGGYSMQNLRADFTAGLTVAVVALPLAMAIGIASGASPDKGLVTAIVAGFLISLLGGSRVQIGGPTGAFIVVVFNVIAEHGYDGLLLATILAGFILILAGYARFGQVIRYIPYPVVTGFTAGIAVIIASSQVQDFFGLSLDAVPAEFLSRWAAYVHGFPSMSMVAVVVGLSALFIILGFRKWAPSVPGNLVAVAVVSLGVYAFHMPVETIADRFPNIAVGLPTPQLPAWDYAKFLEIIPSAFTIAFLAGIEALLSAMVADGMTGYRHRPGQELVGQGVANIVSALFAGLPATGAIARTAVNIKSGAKTPIAGMFHAAFILAFVVLASDVMGFIPLAVLSAILFVVAWNMSEVHHFVHILKMPSNDRFILLLTFFLTVLVDLTVAIGVGVTLASLQFLYEMSKSESLHVQGRKIRDDEALIPEDVHQRDALPEGVEVFRFMGPIFFGMADRLADKFQSMVTAPKVLIVRMKLVPYMDVAGVRVIGNLVAHYKTKGTVIIFTGLQAQPKEILEKADIRPTALDVLFIDRYEDAVRRACDLV; from the coding sequence ATGGCTTCGCAAGACTTTACCCCCAAATTATGGACGCTTCTGCGCGGTGGGTACAGCATGCAAAACTTGCGGGCGGATTTTACAGCCGGCCTGACCGTTGCAGTGGTCGCCTTGCCGCTTGCCATGGCCATTGGGATTGCAAGCGGTGCCTCGCCCGATAAGGGGCTAGTGACAGCGATTGTGGCCGGGTTCCTTATTTCCCTGCTCGGGGGCTCGCGTGTGCAGATTGGTGGCCCAACGGGGGCCTTCATTGTGGTTGTGTTTAATGTGATTGCCGAGCATGGCTATGACGGTCTTTTGTTGGCAACAATACTAGCCGGTTTTATTTTGATATTGGCTGGTTATGCCCGTTTTGGACAGGTTATACGGTATATTCCGTACCCTGTTGTAACTGGTTTTACGGCGGGTATTGCTGTCATTATTGCCTCGTCGCAGGTTCAGGACTTTTTTGGCCTTTCACTTGATGCTGTGCCCGCTGAGTTTTTGAGCCGCTGGGCTGCTTATGTGCATGGTTTTCCCAGCATGAGCATGGTTGCTGTTGTTGTTGGCCTTTCAGCCCTTTTCATTATTTTGGGGTTCAGGAAATGGGCACCGTCTGTTCCCGGTAATTTGGTGGCTGTGGCGGTTGTGTCCCTTGGGGTTTATGCTTTTCATATGCCGGTGGAAACAATCGCGGACCGTTTCCCGAATATAGCGGTGGGGTTGCCCACGCCGCAGTTGCCCGCGTGGGATTATGCAAAGTTTTTGGAAATTATCCCCTCTGCTTTTACGATTGCCTTCCTTGCTGGGATTGAGGCGCTTTTGTCGGCTATGGTGGCGGACGGGATGACAGGGTACCGGCACAGGCCGGGACAGGAACTGGTGGGGCAGGGCGTTGCTAACATTGTCTCAGCTCTGTTTGCAGGATTACCCGCAACAGGGGCAATTGCGCGGACAGCTGTGAACATTAAATCGGGCGCAAAAACCCCTATTGCAGGCATGTTTCATGCGGCCTTCATACTTGCTTTTGTGGTGCTGGCTAGTGATGTGATGGGTTTTATTCCACTTGCGGTATTGTCTGCTATTTTATTCGTGGTCGCCTGGAATATGAGCGAAGTGCATCATTTTGTGCATATTCTGAAAATGCCGAGTAATGACCGTTTCATTTTACTGCTGACCTTCTTTTTAACTGTGCTGGTTGATTTGACGGTTGCAATTGGGGTGGGGGTTACACTGGCATCTTTGCAGTTCCTGTATGAGATGAGTAAATCTGAAAGCTTGCATGTACAGGGGCGAAAAATTCGTGATGATGAGGCTTTGATACCAGAGGATGTTCACCAGCGGGACGCGTTACCTGAAGGTGTTGAAGTGTTCCGTTTTATGGGGCCTATATTTTTTGGCATGGCTGACAGGTTAGCAGATAAGTTTCAGTCTATGGTGACAGCGCCAAAGGTGCTGATTGTGCGGATGAAGCTGGTGCCTTATATGGATGTGGCAGGGGTGCGGGTGATTGGTAACCTCGTGGCGCATTATAAAACTAAGGGCACAGTGATTATTTTTACGGGGCTTCAAGCACAGCCAAAAGAGATTCTGGAAAAGGCCGATATCCGCCCCACTGCACTGGATGTTCTATTTATTGACAGATACGAGGATGCTGTTAGGCGGGCATGTGATCTCGTTTAA
- a CDS encoding acyl carrier protein yields the protein MANAQTLETIYQLIAPLNKKGIELSPKTTFASNLELDSLTVMDLVAEIEDEFDIILPLNILPDLETIEHVADAVEKIVNKGS from the coding sequence ATGGCTAACGCCCAAACACTAGAAACAATCTACCAGCTTATTGCTCCCCTCAACAAAAAAGGGATTGAGCTTTCTCCAAAAACCACATTTGCATCAAACCTTGAGCTTGATAGCCTGACTGTGATGGACCTAGTCGCCGAGATCGAAGACGAATTCGACATTATCCTGCCGCTTAATATTCTTCCTGATTTGGAAACTATTGAACATGTGGCCGACGCTGTAGAAAAAATCGTCAACAAAGGCAGCTAA
- a CDS encoding GNAT family N-acetyltransferase: protein MGELTIRQITDKDDLKQFVLVTETVYKDDPNWIQPLMIERMDVLLPENNPYFKHADVALFLAERDGKATGRISAQIDSLAQEKWGPNLGHFGFFEAADQETAGLLLETAEKWLKERGCVRMQGPWSFSANMETGTLVKGFDTPPCILMPHGLPAYDSWIKENGLEKAKDMFAYSLDLNIPLPDRAKRIVKMAQKNQRVTLRPIDMKKYDAELKVIMDIFNEAWQDNWGYVQFTQEEVDHTAKSLKQIVKPYRTYICEYDDVPVAFMVTIPDVNHKIRDLGGKLLPFGIFKLLWRMLNGREDRCRVPLMGVRKKFQRGPLGAAMAMWMIDESRKHVEKRGAYFGELGWILEDNDGMRSILEEIGCVIYKTYRVYEKKI from the coding sequence GTGGGCGAACTGACTATCAGGCAAATAACCGATAAAGATGATCTAAAACAATTCGTTCTGGTGACAGAAACGGTTTATAAAGATGATCCAAACTGGATTCAGCCCTTGATGATAGAACGCATGGACGTTCTACTTCCCGAAAACAACCCCTATTTCAAGCATGCTGATGTCGCCCTTTTTCTAGCAGAACGTGACGGCAAAGCCACTGGCCGAATTAGCGCACAAATCGATTCACTAGCGCAGGAAAAGTGGGGCCCTAATCTGGGGCATTTTGGCTTTTTTGAAGCAGCAGACCAGGAAACAGCCGGCCTCCTTCTGGAAACAGCAGAAAAATGGCTAAAAGAACGCGGCTGTGTTCGCATGCAAGGGCCTTGGTCTTTTTCTGCCAACATGGAAACCGGTACGCTTGTTAAAGGTTTTGATACCCCACCTTGCATACTCATGCCGCACGGCTTGCCCGCTTATGACAGTTGGATCAAGGAAAACGGCCTTGAAAAAGCAAAAGACATGTTTGCCTATTCGCTTGACCTGAACATCCCTCTGCCTGACCGTGCCAAACGCATTGTTAAAATGGCCCAGAAAAACCAGCGAGTAACCTTGCGGCCTATCGATATGAAAAAATATGACGCCGAGCTAAAGGTGATCATGGATATTTTCAACGAAGCATGGCAGGACAATTGGGGCTATGTGCAGTTTACTCAGGAAGAAGTAGACCATACAGCTAAAAGCCTAAAACAGATTGTAAAACCTTACCGCACTTATATCTGCGAGTATGACGATGTACCCGTTGCCTTTATGGTTACAATCCCTGATGTGAACCATAAAATCCGCGATTTGGGCGGTAAGCTATTGCCCTTCGGCATTTTCAAGCTTCTGTGGCGCATGCTGAATGGCCGTGAGGACCGCTGTCGCGTGCCACTGATGGGTGTGCGCAAAAAGTTCCAGCGCGGCCCTCTGGGCGCAGCTATGGCCATGTGGATGATAGATGAAAGCCGCAAGCATGTTGAAAAACGCGGCGCTTACTTCGGCGAACTTGGCTGGATTCTGGAAGACAATGACGGCATGCGCTCTATTCTAGAAGAAATCGGCTGCGTTATTTATAAAACCTACCGGGTGTATGAGAAAAAGATTTAA